The following nucleotide sequence is from Kiloniellales bacterium.
CCTCGATCAGGCCACTGGGTCTTTCCGAAGAGGAGATCGCCGACCTCGTCGCCTTCCTGAAAAGCCTCGACGGATCCGGCCTCGACGATCTGATCGCCGACGCCCGGAGCCAGGCGGTCGGGAACTGATCGGGCAGGCGGCGCCCCCTTGGGGAGCCGAAAAGATAGCCCCTAACCATGACAGTTTGACGTCGGGCGGTTGCGATCGACCGCCGAGACGGGAAAACTGTCGGCCAGCCGTGCTAGAGCAGATTCACATGTTTGGTCGGAACCGTGAGTGGTTCCGACCAAACATGATCCGCGCTAGTCTGCCGTCCGGCGGATCGCGCCCTTGATCGTGTTGGAAATGGAGGCGGAAGGCAGCAATGAGCAGCAACAGACGGGAGCTGGAAGACAAGAGCTGGATCGAGGCGGAGCTCGAGGACTCCTTCGACGAAGAACTCGAGATGGAGATCGACGACGAGCGGATCGCCCGCGAGCTCAAGACGATCACCGACTTCCGGCACAAGTCGACGCTCCACCGGCGCACCTACTTCCACGAGCTGTTTCGCCTCCAGGCCGAGCTGGTCAAGCTGCAGGACTGGGTCGTGCACAGCGGCTACAAGCTGGTGGTAATCTTCGAAGGGCGCGACGCGGCCGGCAAGGGCGGCGTGATCAAGCGCATCACCCAGCGCCTCAATCCGCGGGTCTGCCGGGTGGCCGCCCTGCCGGCGCCGAGCGAACGCGAGAAGACCCAGTGGTATTTCCAGCGCTACGTCTCGCACCTGCCGGCGGCGGGCGAGATGCTGCTGTTCGACCGCTCCTGGTACAACCGGGCCGGCGTCGAGCGGGTCATGGACTTCGCCACGGCCGAGCAGGTCGACCAGTTCTTCTACGACGTGCCGGAGTTCGAGCGCATGCTGGCGCGCTCGGGCATCAAGCTGATCAAGTACTGGTTCTCGATCACCGACCAGGAGCAGCAGCTCCGCTTCCTGATGCGCATCCACGACCCCATGAAGCAATGGAAGCTGAGCCCCATGGATTTGCAGTCGCGGGCGCGCTGGGAGCTCTACACCAAGGTGAAGGAGGAGATGCTGGAGCGCACCAACATCCCCGAGGCGCCCTGGTACATCGTCGAGGGCAACGACAAGAAGCGCGCCAGGCTCAACTGCATCCAGCACCTCCTCGACCAAGTGCCCTACGAGGAGGTGCCGACGGATTCGATCACCCTGCCCGAGCGGGTCTTCAATCCCGATTACGAGCGCAAGGTGCTGCCCGACGAGCTCTACGTGCCGGAGAAGTATTGAGGCGGTCGACGCCCTGCCCGACCTCAGCCGCGGCCCCGGCATCCCCGGCTGACCGACGGCCCCGCGCTCTTTGATTCGGGTCAAGGAAAGCGGTCGCCCGGTGCCTTAGGTCTTGCTCACGCGGGACATCGAGGCGGGACCATGGCAAGGCAAGGCGAGAGGGCATCGGCCAGGCGCGGCGCGCGCCCGCGCCCGTCCGCACGCGGCGACACCAAGGTCGCGAAACTGGCGCCGTCCGGCGCCCGGCTTCGACCGTCCGTGGAGGCGGAGGAGGGGAAAGCCCGCCGCGCCGTAGAGCCCTCGGCCGCGCAGCCGACCAAGTTCCGCCCGGACAGCCGCGTCGAGGACTACGCGCCGGACCTGGGCGCGCGCCAGTTCGACCGCATGGTCCGCGCCGCCCTGGCGCAGGCGCAGGCGACCTCGCCGGTCGCCCTGACCCTCGCCTTCACCGATCTCGGCGCCAATCTCATGCTCTCGCCGGGCAAGCAGGGCCACATGCTGCGCTACGCCTGGATCATGGCCGCGCGGCTCGCCGAGTACGCCGGCGCGGCGCTCGGCGGCGGCGCGCCGGAGCCGCTGGTCGAACCGCTGGCCCACGACAAGCGCTTCGAGGATCCGCTCTGGCGGCAACCGCCCCACAGCATCACGGTGCAGAGCTTTCTCCTGGCGCAGCAGTGGTGGCACAATCTGGTGACCCAGGTCCCCGGCGTCTCAAAGCAGCACGAGGCCCAGGCGGCCTTCGTCATGCGCCAGCTGCTCGATGTCTGGTCGCCGAGCAACTTCCTGGCGACCAATCCCGTGCTGCAGCGGGCCACCGCCGAGAGCGGCGGCGAGAACCTCTGGCGCGGATACCAGCACTTCCTGGCGGACTGGCAGGACCGGATCCTGCATCGCAAGCCGGCGCCGGCGCAGCGCTTCCGGCCGGGCCGCGAGGTCGCCGTCACGCCGGGCCGTGTCGTCTACCGGAACCGGCTGGTCGAGCTGATCCAGTACAGCCCGCAGACCGAGCGCGTGCACCCGGAACCGGTGCTGATCGTGCCCGCCTGGATCATGAAGTACTACATCCTGGACCTGTCTCCGGAGAACTCCTTCATCCGCTACCTGGTCGAGAAGGGCCACACGGTATTCTGCCTCTCGTGGCGCAACCCGACGGCCGAGGACCGGGACCTCGACATGGACAGCTACCGGCGCCTCGGCGTGATGGCCGCGCTTGACGCGGTCTCGGCGATCGCGCCGGACCGGGGC
It contains:
- the ppk2 gene encoding polyphosphate kinase 2; translated protein: MSSNRRELEDKSWIEAELEDSFDEELEMEIDDERIARELKTITDFRHKSTLHRRTYFHELFRLQAELVKLQDWVVHSGYKLVVIFEGRDAAGKGGVIKRITQRLNPRVCRVAALPAPSEREKTQWYFQRYVSHLPAAGEMLLFDRSWYNRAGVERVMDFATAEQVDQFFYDVPEFERMLARSGIKLIKYWFSITDQEQQLRFLMRIHDPMKQWKLSPMDLQSRARWELYTKVKEEMLERTNIPEAPWYIVEGNDKKRARLNCIQHLLDQVPYEEVPTDSITLPERVFNPDYERKVLPDELYVPEKY
- a CDS encoding alpha/beta fold hydrolase; translated protein: MARQGERASARRGARPRPSARGDTKVAKLAPSGARLRPSVEAEEGKARRAVEPSAAQPTKFRPDSRVEDYAPDLGARQFDRMVRAALAQAQATSPVALTLAFTDLGANLMLSPGKQGHMLRYAWIMAARLAEYAGAALGGGAPEPLVEPLAHDKRFEDPLWRQPPHSITVQSFLLAQQWWHNLVTQVPGVSKQHEAQAAFVMRQLLDVWSPSNFLATNPVLQRATAESGGENLWRGYQHFLADWQDRILHRKPAPAQRFRPGREVAVTPGRVVYRNRLVELIQYSPQTERVHPEPVLIVPAWIMKYYILDLSPENSFIRYLVEKGHTVFCLSWRNPTAEDRDLDMDSYRRLGVMAALDAVSAIAPDRGIHAVGYCLGGTLLAAAAAAMARDGDRRLASMTLLAAQVDFSEAGELSLFIDDNQVSYLDDLMWSQGFLDSSQMAGAFTLLRSNDLFWSRMIHDYFLGERTNKSDLMSWNADATRMPYHMHSEYLHALFLENRLARGKYQVEGRPVALTDIEVPLFAVGTAKDHVAPWRSVYKIRLLTDTAVTFLLTSGGHNAGIVTPPGHPRRIYQVSTVHDHERYVDPDRWRLETPVNQGSWWPTYQAWLAEHSGEPVPPPPTGNPDAGYPPLDDAPGSYVHQS